A stretch of Carya illinoinensis cultivar Pawnee chromosome 14, C.illinoinensisPawnee_v1, whole genome shotgun sequence DNA encodes these proteins:
- the LOC122294392 gene encoding stress-response A/B barrel domain-containing protein HS1-like: MEAEEGKGSVLMKHVVIAKFKDGTSAAQIEQLIKDMANQVNLIDPLKSLHWGKDVSPWNKNEGYTHVFECNFESMEGIAEYAAHPAHLEYAKSLLPYVEKYILFDYKLNTQAAAII, from the exons atggagGCCGAGGAAGGAAAGGGATCAGTACTGATGAAGCACGTAGTTATAGCGAAGTTCAAAGATGGAACTTCAGCTGCACAGATTGAGCAACTCATCAAAGATATGGCCAACCAAGTCAACCTCATCGACCCACTGAAGTCTTTACACTG GGGCAAGGATGTGAGCCCTTGGAACAAGAATGAAGGTTACACTCATGTGTTTGAATGCAACTTTGAGAGTATGGAGGGAATCGCAGAGTATGCTGCTCATCCTGCCCATCTGGAATACGCAAAGAGCCTCCTTCCGTACGTGGAGAAGTACATTTTGTTTGACTACAAACTCAATACTCAGGCGGCGGCCATCATCTAG